The proteins below are encoded in one region of Belonocnema kinseyi isolate 2016_QV_RU_SX_M_011 chromosome 5, B_treatae_v1, whole genome shotgun sequence:
- the LOC117173504 gene encoding uncharacterized protein LOC117173504, with protein MKVYVGVPLLALLIYIICIELGSQYNIGLVREDYMDLPYDLGLWYSVKNNGTVYIDKLDNPNTYGLLAEDTMICVLERDGKAKIERALMAGNEQVIADGSSYTPWDDGYTILYELTFDVKLNYNTEVLEEGNKALPHDLGIWYRTKKGRADIKNGAYPSTNGLLHNDTMVCALETDDDKKIVRALFVKDKQVKVSTKSYTFWTTNDTALYELNFNHNLH; from the exons ATGAAGGTCTATGTTGGTGTTCCTCTTCTCGCTCTATTGATTTACATTATTTGCATTg aattaggtTCACAGTATAATATAGGCCTTGTTAGAGAAGACTATATGGATCTTCCATATGACCTAGGCCTCTGGTACAGTGTAAAGAATAATGGAACAGTATATATAGATAAGTTGGACAATCCAAATACTTATGGACTACTAGCCGAAGATACAATGATTTGCGTATTAGAACGAGATGGGAAAGCAAAAATTGAACGTGCATTAATGGCAGGCAACGAACAAGTTATAGCGGACGGTAGCAGTTATACCCCTTGGGATGATGGTTACACAATCTTGTACGAGCTCACATTCGACGTAAAACTTAACTACAATACAGAAGTCCTCGAAGAAGGCAATAAGGCTCTTCCACATGATCTGGGCATCTGGTACCGTACAAAGAAAGGAAGGGCAGATATAAAAAATGGGGCATATCCATCAACTAATGGGCTACTACACAATGATACAATGGTTTGTGCATTAGAAACAGATGATGACAAAAAAATAGTGCGTGCATTATTCGTAAAAGACAAACAAGTCAAGGTGAGCACTAAATCTTATACCTTCTGGACTACCAACGACACAGCTTTATACGAACTCAATTTTAACCATAATCTTCACTAA